The window CCTTGAAAAATTTACCGGAGCCAAGATAGGAGACGGTGTTATAGAAGAAATAGCTGTTATTTCAGCCGACCAAGCGGTACCGATTACCGACGTACGCGGCAGCAGAGAATATAGAAAAGACATGGTTTATGAAAATGTGAAAAAGTGTCTGTCTGAGGCACTCAAGAAGTAATGTAACTTAACTGTTGGCGGCATTCTGTGTGAAAATTGCCGGCTTTTTACGCCGAGTGCCGCTAGCGTTGCTTATCCATATTTATAAGTAATCGCGTATGAAGTACTAAAGTCTGTTCAAATTTTTTGATGAGGAGTTGGTCTTGAATGGCGATATGGGAAAAAGGACCAGGTTTTGGCGAAGGGCTGCGTTCTTTCTGGGGAGATCAAAACTTTGCAAATGTAAGCAACGGTATAATTGACGGCCTCGTTTTTGGAATCATAGCTATTCCCCTTATCCAAAAGGCCTGTTCCGTGGCGAATTTGCCGCCAGAGATAGTAGAAAGCTGGCTTGTGACGGTCTATGTCGGTGGCGGTATAATAAGCTGCATAATGGCGCTGTATTATAAACTCCCTATTGTCGGCGCTTGGTCCATCCCAGGAGCGATGGCGCTGGCGCAGGTACTTGGTAATTTTACCCTGCCGGAAATGGTCGGTGGTTTTTTGGTCGCGGGCCTGATCGATTTGCTTTTAGGTCTAACGGGAACGGTAAGAACACTTGTCAGAAAGATCCCCGGCGCCGTTATGATGGCGATGGTTGCCGGTACTCTCTTTGGATGGGGCTCTAAATGTGTTACATCTTTTAAAACGGCTCCAGTAATATGTGCCTTCGGAGTAATCGGTTTCGTTATTTGTAAAAAATTCCTTAAAAGAGTGCCAGCCGTGGTTGGTACGTTGGTAGCGGTATTTGCCGCATCAATAGTAATGGGAAAACTTGCGCCGATTCCTTTTGATTTTTCCATCGCCAAACCTGTGTTTGTAATGCCCGCGTTCAACATCAAAGCGGCGCTTTCCATAGGCGTTCCTCTTGGATTGTTAGTTGTATGCGCTGAGAATATGCAGGCCATAGGCGTTCAGATTGAAATAGGCAAGAAGCCGCCAGTAAATGCTATCACTGTTATTAGCGGTATTGGAGGGATCATAGCCCCGTTTTTCTGCGGGCACAACTGCAATATAGCCGGGCCTATGACTGCGTGGGCCGGGAGTGACGACTGCGGTGAAGTGGACAAGCGTTATGTAGCCGCCGTATGGTGTGGTATTGCTTTTGCCCTCACCGGAATATTTGCCAAGTTTACGATGGGGCTCCTTGCAGCCATTCCAGCCGAAGCATTAAATATGGTAGTCAGCCTTACGCTGATAGGAATGATTATCGGTGGCTTGCAAGAATCTTTTGGATCTGGCAAATTTAAATTCGGCAGTTTTGTGTCATTCATTACCGCAGCCAGCGGTGTGACCTTCTTTGGAATTGGTTCCGCATTCTGGGCTCTCTTTGCCGGCACGGTAATAACTCTTCTGCTGGAGAAAGGAGACTACGATTCAATGGTATCGCCGTTGGATTAGGGGCTTATCAATATATTTCGTGCAGTACCGGTCATATTGCGGTATTGCACGAATAAATT is drawn from Cloacibacillus porcorum and contains these coding sequences:
- a CDS encoding benzoate/H(+) symporter BenE family transporter, coding for MAIWEKGPGFGEGLRSFWGDQNFANVSNGIIDGLVFGIIAIPLIQKACSVANLPPEIVESWLVTVYVGGGIISCIMALYYKLPIVGAWSIPGAMALAQVLGNFTLPEMVGGFLVAGLIDLLLGLTGTVRTLVRKIPGAVMMAMVAGTLFGWGSKCVTSFKTAPVICAFGVIGFVICKKFLKRVPAVVGTLVAVFAASIVMGKLAPIPFDFSIAKPVFVMPAFNIKAALSIGVPLGLLVVCAENMQAIGVQIEIGKKPPVNAITVISGIGGIIAPFFCGHNCNIAGPMTAWAGSDDCGEVDKRYVAAVWCGIAFALTGIFAKFTMGLLAAIPAEALNMVVSLTLIGMIIGGLQESFGSGKFKFGSFVSFITAASGVTFFGIGSAFWALFAGTVITLLLEKGDYDSMVSPLD